The Streptomyces sp. NBC_01298 genome contains the following window.
CAACCGGGGCGGGTACAGCAGCTACCACGGCAGCCAGATGCTCCAGGGCTACTACTCGAGCACCAACGGTCTGACCGCCTCGCTCGTCGGCTTCCCGGCCTCTCTGAGCTCCGACCTGAGCGGCGCCAAGATCGAGAAGGTCCAGCTGTACGTGTACTTCGAGCACTGGTACTACGCGGCCGGCGGCACGGCAGTCATCAAGGCACACAGCCACGGCTCCCGGCCAGGGAGCTTCAGCAGCGACGGCCAGTCGATGAACGTGTCGTTTCGCCGCAACGAAGGACGGTGGATCGACATCACCGCAATCTTCGACGAGACGAAGTGGCGAGGCATAGCTCTGGACCCGAACAACACGGACAGCACGTACTACGGACGCGCTCACGGTGTCGGCCAGCAGTACCCACCGCAGCTGAAGGTCACGTACGTGAAGTAGCAGCGGGGCGGGCCATAAGTGACAGCCCCGAGGTGGCCTTCTCCGGTACATGTTTTCGGGGCTTGTCTCTATGCGAGGTGCTGTCAGACAGATGAGATACATGCGGAGAGCGGCGGGCACATCTTCGGGATCTGGTGCTCGATCTGGAACGACGCCGGAGACACGGCCCGCCTCGCCGACGCCGCCAAGAATCTCGTCCCGGAGTGGACCTACCAGGGTGAGTAGCCGCCTGGAGGCCGGTACGGCGACGGCCCGCCCGGACAGGGAAGTCCGGGCGGGCCGTGCGTGAAGGCAGCTGGTGTGGGTCAGAGCGATTGGGGCTGGTCGAACAGGCCGATCTGGTTGCCGTCGGGGTCGGTGAGGAGCGTGTACGGGGTGCCGCCGTCGGTCTTTTCGCCGAGGTTCTTGGCGCCCAGGGCCACCAGGCGGGTGACCTCGGCGCCGCGGCCTATGACGTTGAGGTCGAAGCGTGCCCGGGGGGTGCCGGTGGGGGCCGGGGTGGCTTTCTGGATGAGGAAGCCGTTGATGCCGTCGGGGCCCTCGACCGAGTAGAGGTCGGTGCCCGCCGGGCGGGAGGCCGTGTCGAAGGTCTTGGACCAGAACGTGGCCAGGGCCGCCGGGTTGGCGGAGAGCAGGGTGATCTTCTGGAACGAGTGGATCGTCATGTGGGGCTCCTGTCAGCAGCTGGTCTTGGTGTCGCCGGTGTCGGCAGTGCAGGTGTCATTGCCGAGGCCGCCGTTGGCGGTGTCGCCGCCGGCGCCGTCGTGGACGTCGATGGTGTCGTTGCCGTTGGCGCCCTTCATCGTGTCGGTGCCTTCGGTGTCGATCAGGGTGTCGTTGCCGTTCTGGCCGTCGAGGTCGTCGTTGCCCGGGCCGCCGTAGATGTGGTCGTCACCGTTGTCGAAGAGGTAGAGGAGCGAACCGAGGAGGGTTTCACCGTAGTTGGTGTCGTTGCCCGCGCCGGCGTACAGGTAGTCGGCGCCGTTGCCGCCGCCCATGATGTCGTCGCCGTCCCCGCCGTAGAGGATGTCGTCCCCGTTGCCACCGTCGACCACGTCGTTGCCGGCGCCCGCGTAGATGGTGTCGTTGTTGTTGCCGCCGTCGAGGTCGTCGTTGCCTTCGCCGCCGTAGAGGGTGTCCGTGCCGTTGCCGCCCTTGATGGTGTCGTTGCCACCGAGGCCGCAGATGACGTCGTTGCCGTTGCCACCGGTCAGGGTGTCATTGCCAGGCGTGCCGATGATCGTGCAGCCAAGAGCGTTGTTGACGGTGGTGGACTCGGTGTCGGCGTTGTTGCCGGGGACCGGGTCGGCCGTGCTGGAGGCGGCGGTGGCCGTCACCGAAGCGGTTCCCGTCGCGGCCGGTTCGGCGGTGACGGAGACCGTTGCCGTGGTGCCGCTGGCGAGGTTGCCGAGGGTGCAGGTCAGGGTGGTGGTGCCGGTGCAGGAGCCCTGGGACGGAGTCGCGGTCAGCGCGCCCGTGCCGGTTGCGGCGATGGTGACGGTGGCCGCCGTGGCGGTGGTCGGGCCGTTGTTGGTGACGGTGACCGTGTCGGTCAGGGGGGAGCCGATCGACACGGGGTCCGCGGTGTCGGCCACGTTCACGGCGAGGTCCGCACCTTCGGCGGGGGCGGTACCGACGGCCCAGTCGTGGGTCTGGGCGAGGTCGGCGCCGGCCGGGCGGATGACGGTGACCCCGGTGCCGTTCGCGTTGGCGGTGTAGAGGGTGTTGTCGGTCTCGTCCGAGTAGGCGATCTTACTGCCGTCGGGGGAGAACTGCGGCAGTGCGTAGCTCTTGCCCGCGGTGGCCGGGATGATCGTGGTGATGTTGGTGCCGTCGGCGTTGATCGTACGTATGGAGCTCTGCCCGGCCTGGCGGAGCGTGAACAGGATGCGTGTCCCGTCGGGTGCCCACTCGGGGTGGAACGCCTGGTCGGCTACGCCGCTGTCGACGATCTTGACCGGGTTGCTGCCGTCGGTGCCGGCGGTCCAGAGGTCGGTTTCGTCGTTGTCGTAGTCATAGGTGGTGTAGGCGAGGGTGGTTCCGTCCGGAGAGACGGTGGGGGTCTCCCCAGTGAGTCCAGTACTCGTCAGGCCGGTGCCGTCGGCGTTGACCCGGACGATTGCGCCGGCGTTGGTGGTGAAGTACACCTGGCCGGTGGGTGACCAGGACAGCGCGAAGCCTCCGCCGACTCCGGCGGTACTGAGCTGGACGGCGCCGGTGCCGTCGGCGTTCATGGTCCACGCCTGGAAGGTAGAGCCAGTGCGGTTGCTCAGGAAGGCGAGCTTCCCGCCGTCGGGCGAGGCCACGGGCGCGGTGTCGTAATCCTGGTTGGTGGTGATCCGCATGATATGGGTGCCGTCGGGGTCCATGGAGTAGATCTCCGGGTTCTCCCTGCCGGCCGCGGAGGAGAAGTAGACCTTGCCGTTCGGGCCGGGGAACGCGGCCTGCGCGGCCGGCGCCCCGACGAGGGCGAGGGAGCCCGCCAGCGACAGGGCCGCGGCGGCAGCCGCCGCGGCGCGGGTGGGACGGCGAAGGAGATGACGCACGGAAAGGACCTCCAGGGTCGGGACAGGGTCATGGAGAAGGGACGGTGAGGAGGGTGGCTTCGCTTGTCGCGGTCAGCCCGGCCCGACGGCCGAAACCCAGCGGCCCGCCTACGGCAGCGCAGTGCACCGCCTCGACCGAGTTCATGCGGGCGCAGGCCTCGAACGGTGGCACCGGGCGAGCCCCACGGACCGGTGGACGCAGTGGTGCGGGCAGGGCATCGGCGGTCTCCGAGCAAGGCAAGAGCAGGGGAAAGAGCGAGGGAGCGGGCCCGCTCCCAGATCTCAGCGGGCATGCGTCCGCCACTCTGGCAGCAAGAGCCGCCCAGCGAGCCCGAACCTTTACGCATATGCGCCCGACAGCAGAATCTGTCCGGCGAACATCCTTTCACCTGGCCTGAATTGGACCTCCAGGCGCTGCGAGCGGGGACGTTCCCGGATGCTGAGACAGGACTGCCGTGGTGGCCCGTACCGGTGTGGCAGCTGACCGGATACGTCATTGCCGGGTAGGGGACGGGGTCAGGTGGTTGCCGCAGGTGATCACGGACCTTCGACGCGTGATGGCCCCAGGTACAGGGCGCTTCCGCAGCGGAGTTCTCCGCCGGACGGTGAGGCATCCGTCCGAACCGCTGAGGGGGGCTGCGGCATGAGCGATGCGACCGTAACCGGCATCAAGACCAACACCGGTCACGGTGAAGCCCTTACGGCCGGGAAGCCGTTCCCGGCCGTAAGGGCTTCATGGCAGCTACCCGCTTGCTGGGGTGGGTGTCAGCAGAGGATGAGGAGACTGGTGACGACGCTGCAGCCGGCGCTCGCGGTGTTGTTCGCGGGCTGCGGGTCGGCGGGTGCGTTCGCGGTGATGGCGGCGGTCGCGTTGAGCGGGATGCCGATGGTGAGGACGCCCTGGACGGCGTTGAAGGCGCGGGTCGCGGTGGTCCCGTTGGCCTGGGCGCCGATGACGCAGGTGACCTTCTTGACGCCGGCGTTGTAGGTGCAGCCGGCCGGGAGACCGGAGACGGACGCGGTCGTGGCCGGCACGTTCACCACCACGGTGGTGCCGGTGGTCGCGGCGGGGCCGTTGTTGGTGACCTTGGCGGTGTACGTGATGGAACTGCTGAGGGCCTGAGTCGAGGCGGCGGTCAGAGTGAGGGCGGTGTCAGCCTGCGCGGGGGCGGTGCCCACAGCCCAGTCAGTGGCGTACCAAATGCCGCCGGCGGGGGTCACCACGGTGGTTCCGGTGCCGTCGGGTGCGGCGGAGTAGAGGGTGCCGGTCTGGAAGTCGGTGTAGATGATGCGGGAACCGTCGGGCGACCACTGGGGCAGGACGAACCGGGCGCCCGAGGTGTAATCGATGACGTTGCCGATACCGGTGCCGTCGGGGTTCATCGTAAAGACGCTCGACCCGTGGTCGGGTTCAAGGAAGGTGGCGACGATGCGGCTGCCGTCGGGGGACCAGTCGGTGTGCATGGCGCTTGCGCCCGGGCTGGTGTCGAAGATCTTCACCGCGTCGGTGCCGTCGGCGTCGGCGATCCACACATCGGCCTGGGGATCGAGGAAACCACTGTCCACGGTGTAGACGATTTTGCTGCCGTCCGGGGAGACGGTGGGGTCCTCGCCGGTCAGCCCCGTGCTGGTCTGGCCGGTGCCGTCCGCGTTGACGTACGTGATCTGGTCGGCGTTGGAGGTGAAGAACACCCGGCCGTCCGGAGACCAGGACAGTCCGGCGGTGACAAGCCCGAAGTAGGTCCCGACGGTGCCGACCTGTACCTGGTCGGTGCCGTCGGCGTCCATCACCCACACCTGGTCACTGCCGGAACGGTTGCTGATGAACGCCAGCTTGGTGCCGTCGGCGTTGGCGACCGCTTCGCCGCTGCGGCCGGTACTGGTGAGCTGGGTGATGCCGGTGCCGTCGGCATTCATCGAGAAGACCTGCCGGTTGCTGCCGACGTAGGCGGTGTAGAAGACCTTGCCGTCGGCACCCGGGAAGGCGGCCTGCGCGGCGGGGGCACCGGCTATGGACAGCGCGGCGGCGACGGACAGCACGGCGGTGGCGCCGGCGACCTTACGGGTCAGACGGCGTAGCGGATTGCGCACGGAAAACAGCCTCCGGAATGAGGGTGGACAGCGAACCTGCGGCGCCACCGGCAGAGGCGGCGTGAAACCGGCCTGTCCGGCACGCCCAGGCGGCGCACGCACACCGCTCCGCCCGTTCGCCGCACACCCGCACCACGCCCACCCAACGGCGGCCACCCAAGAATCCGGCCCCCGACCACTACCAACAAGATCGAATCGCCAACATGGCCGAAACCAGAAGCGGTCGGTCCCGGATCCTGAGATGTGGCCGTAGGGCTGGCCTGTACCCGCACGGCGGCTGACCGGATCCGTCGTTGCCGGGGCGGGGTCAGGTGCTCCGTTGGTCTCCGGGTGGCTGTGGTCAGTTGCAGTGGATGATCAGGGGGGTAGTGGCGGTGCAGGTCTTCGTGGCGCTGTCGTTGGCGGTGTTGGCGTCGGTGGGGGTGGAGGTGGTGCGGGTGGAGGTGGCCGTGTAGGAGGTACCGAGGCTGAGGAGGGCGACGGGGAGGCTGAACTTCTTGGTGGCCGTGGTCTCTGGCTCGCGCACCAGCTGTGCGACCTCGTCGAGATCCGCTCCACTCGCGACCAGGGCACCGCCGTCCGCCTCCACATGGACACAGCGCGGTAGCGATGCCCCACAGGGGCCTCACCGCCGACGGTGAAGGTGAGTACGCGGTCGCGTGGGCGACCTCGCCCATGCCGGTGCTGTTCTCGCCGTCGGAGGACTCCCCCGCCCCCAGCACGGGCCGGGCCGGGCCGCCGAAATGTCCGGAATCCCCCAGGGCTTCCTCGCGGCATCAGATCACTCCTCCACAATCCTTGTGAGGCAGGAGATAGGCGCCAGGGGCGTCCGGCCCGCACACGTACGATCGACTTCAGGCGCGCGGGGCTGTCTGGAGTGATGTCCGTGTCCGTGCCGCCGAGCGCAGAACCGACGCTGTGGGAGCTGCACCGCGCGGTCTCGCAGCTCCGCGAGGACCTGCGAGGAGACCTTGTCCATCTGGCGGCCCGGCTCGACCAGGTGGTTACCCAGGATGTGTACCGGGCTGACCAGCGGGCGACAGAGCAGCGCATGGGTGCCGTCGAGGCGGCTCTTGCTGGGCTCCGCGGCGAGCACGACCAGGTTGCCGAGCGTGCGGAGCAGCAGCGCCGCGAGGACCAGGCGCAGGCTGCGGCAACTCGCCGCCTGGTGCTTTCGTCGTTCGTGGCGCCGCTGCTACTGATGGTGCTCCAGCTGTGGCTGGTCACGCAGGGCACGGCTCGCTGACGCGGGCTTCGCCTACCTTTTTGATCTTGGGCGCGGGGAGAATCCGAGATTCGAACATGGCTACACCGCTGAGTGCTGATGCACTCGTGGCGGCGCTGCGCGCTGAGGGCGTGCGCGTCGTCGAGCGCCCCGGTTGGCGCACCCGCAACCGGAACCACAAGGGGCCTTGGGGCCCGGTCCGCGGCGTGATGATCCACCACACGGTGACGTCCGGCACCGCGAACACGGTCAGCATCTGCGAGAACGGCTACTCGGGCCTCCCGGGTCCGCTCTGTCACGGTGTCATCGCCAAGGACGGGACCGTCTACCTGGTCGGCAACGGCAGGGCGAATCATGCCGGGGCCGGCGACTCTGACGTTTTGGCCGCGGTGATCGCGGAGCGGGCACTGCCTCCGGCGAACGAAGCTGATGCCGATGGCAACACCTCCTTCTACGGCTTCGAGTGCGAGAACCTCGGCGACGGCTCGGATCCCTGGCCGGGGGCGCAGCTGGAGGCAATTGAGAAGGTCTCCGCCGCGATCTGCCTTGCTCACAAGTGGGGGGCTGCCAGCGTGATCGGGCATCGGGAGTGGCAGCCCGGCAAGGTCGACCCGAAGGGCTTCGCCATGTCCGGCCTGCGTCAGCGCATCGCCGGACGCCTCGCGGGGTCACCCGGCGGGGGTTCCAACCTCTACACCGTCCGCAGCGGTGACACCCTGTCCGGCATCGGGCAGCAGCTCGGGGTGAACTGGCTCGCCCTGGCGCGCGAGAACAACATCTTCTCCCCCTACGTGATCCACCCCGGCCAGAAGCTGAAGGTACCGAAGTGACCAAGTCGCGCACCGCTTCCGATGCGAACCAGAGAACGATCCGTACGGTGTTCCAGACCCTTCTGGGTCTGGCGGCGGGCTTCCCGCTGATCGTGGACGCATCGGGCATCCCGCAGACCGCTGCGGGCGTCGCCGTCGCCCTCGCGGTGGCCGGTGCCGTCACCCGGGTGATGGCGCTGCCTGTCGTGCACAACCTGCTGCCGAACTGGCTGTACCGCAGCGATCCGCCGCCGAGGTCGCACGACGGTGCCGGACAGCTGAGCATCGTGGACGACTGATCACAGCGGGCCCCTGGGAAACCGGGGGCCCGCTCCTCTTCTCACGCAACGGCCGGCACCGAGACGTAGCGTCCGGCGCTGTAGGAGAGTGCAGCAGCAGGGAGCTGGGATTCTCGGCCGCTGAGCGGCACGGCCAAGGGGCTGTGCCCCTTAGCTATCTCGGCGGGGCAGCTGGTGAGACGGCGCATGACCTGTGTCGCAACCAGGTCAGCGGAGCCTGGTAGCACGGGGGATCAGGGACGGACCAGATAGTGCCGGCTGCATCTGCCCGGCGACGAGTTCGCTCCAGATCTGGCCGCTCGTGGCGCTCTCCGTCTCGGTCCGCGTACGGGTCTGCCACCTCCACATCTGCGCCGTGACCGGGCGAACACGTTCCGTGCGCAGCATCTGCAAGTGGCATGCGGGATCAGCACACGTACCCCTGCCGAGCCGCAGCCTGTGATGTCGTAGGCACCGTCACCACAACGCACAGACGACACAGGAGGACATCGTGGCAACCGAGATCGTGATCGCACAGACCACCATCGATGACGAGGAGGGGGCGAGGGCTCTGGCACAGAGCGCGGTAGAGGCCCGACTCGCCGCGTGTGCGCACATCGATGCTCCCCTCACCGCGGTCTTCCGCTGGAAGGAGAACATCGAGACGGCCACAGAGTGGCGCGTGTCCTTCAAGACCACGCAGGAGCGTCTCGCGGCCCTGGCGGAGTGGGTCGGGCAGAAGCACCCCTACGACGTACCCGAGTGGATCGTGCTCCCCGTGATCGCTGCTTCCGATGGATACAGTGCGTGGGTCGTGGAGGAGACCACCGCCAAGTAGGCATCCGCAGGCACGGCTGTGGCAGGCATCGGGTTACGCGGCAAGCTCCCTCAACTGTGCCGCGAGCTCGTGTTCGCGATCGGGTAGGTGGCCAGCGATAGCGAGCGCACGAACCCGGCCCATCGTGTTCGGACGTGCGGCTGCTGCTGTGGCGAACTTCCGAGCGACGTGGACACCCTGTTCGTTGTCGCTGCCTCGGAGAAGAGCGGTAGCGAGGTCACCGAGGATGACGACACCGGCGTCGGACAGTTCACCTCCTAGCCGTCGAGTGGCGGCGGCGGCGACTTCTTCCAGTTCCGGGTGCGCCAGCTGCCCCAGGACGGAGAGCGCGAGCGCGTCCATGCGCGCTGGAGACATGAACTGAACCCAGGCCTGTTCAACCATCGGGTCGGCGTATTCGTAGGCGACGCGAGCGCGGTCGAGCGCGCGTAGGGCGGAGGTCGTTTCTCCGACGGCAGCCATCTCTTCGGCGTGACGTCCGTGGATCCAGGCAGCGGCGGCGGCGTTGCCTGGGCCGCGTACATAGGTGGCGGCCTCGGCGAGCAGTTCGATCCTGCGCGCGGGGGCGCTGGCTCCGTAACTCGCGTACGTCAGGGCGAGGGCCCGAAGCTGGGGATGTCCTGCGGCACGGGCGCAGTCGAGCGTGACCTGGTAATAGGAGTGGGCGGCCTGGTGGTTGCCGAGATCCCACGCGATCCAGCCGGCGAGGGCTGCGGTTTCCCCGGCCGCAATGCTCAGCTCCGACTGGTGAGTGTGGGAGCACGCGAGCGCATCGGTGATGGTGTCGAGATGCGTCACAACGTTCCGCTGTAACTGCTGTGCGGTCAGATGGTTCTCGCTGACGTGGAGCGCGCCCGCGCGCTCGGTCAGGGCAGCCACTGAGTGGGAGTCGAGCCGACTCTCTTTGGTGAGGGCGTGGGCGAGCCGTGCCCACGGTTCGCTCGCAGCCGCAGCTCCAATTGCTGGTCCCGCGAGGATGGTGCGCCGCCTCATGTCGATGAGCTCCTGTTCCTCCCGCGCCGAGGACTTCCTACGGTCCGCACGTGCGGCAGCGGCTTCTTGCTTGAGTTGGTCCGGGGGCAGGCCACAGGCGATCGCGATGTGCGTGATCGTGTGGTTGGTCGGGATGTTCTGGCCGGTCTCGTACCGGCTGATCTCCCGGCGCGTCATGGTGCCGCGCCCGGAGACGGTGTTGATCGCGTCTGCCTGTTGTTCCTGAGTGCGTCCGGCCTGGACTCGAAGTTGGAGCAGCCGCTGGCCGAATGCGTTGCCTGACACGAGTGTGGCCCCTGTTCGTCGCTGGGCCTCCATGGTGGCGTCAATTTCCCCCTCCACGTTCCCCCTTGACAGTTTTTTCCCCCTCTGGATTCCCCTGGGAAGCGCGTCTCAATGCCGGTGTCATGTCTTCATGACCACGGGCAGAAAGGGTGTGACATGACGCAGACGATCACCCCGTTCCGGGCCGCGCGGGAGCAGACGGCAGGCCGGCCTCGCCGAAGGAACGACGTGATGGAGTGCGAGTTCGTCGTCGAGGGCGCCGTGGGTACGACGGTGTCCGATGTGGACGCCCGCCGTGTCCGGCACATGCGGACGATCGTGGGCGATCAGCTGCGGGGCCCGGGTCTTTCGGGGCTTCGGGAAACCGCGGAGGTGGTCGTGAGCGAGCTGGTCACCAACGCGATCGTCTACGGAGGCGGGACGGTCAAGCTGTCCCTCCTCGTCACCCGCGCGGAGGTCCGCTTGCTGGTGCGGGACTCCGGCATCGGTTCGCCTCTCCAGGGTGAACCCGCCCTGGACGCAGAGAGCGGGCGTGGCCTCCTGATCGTGGAACTGCTTGCCGCCGAGCTCGGCGGGGGGTGGGGGTTCACCCCGGAGAGCAGAACCTCGTGGTGCGCGCTACCCATCCGCCAGGCCGGCTCGTAGGCCGGTCGGTCGATCGGCCCTTCTCCCCTTGACTATTTGGCTTGTTCTGGAGGACACACGCATGCCCGAATCCGATCACGTGGGCTTACCCGAGCCTTCCCCTGCTCCCCTCCCGTCCCGTCCGGCCGGTGAGGCCTGGCAGCGCGCGAAGGACGGGCTGCCTCTCCCCGAGGCGGTCGCCGATCTTGCTGCGCCCGTTCCTCGGCGTACGCCTGAAGATGTCCGCGCTCGGTGGTCCTGCCTCAGCGGACCCCGCCACGCATCGGCCCACCGCGCCGAGGGCTCCTGATGTGGGTCGGCCTGGGCCTGGTCGCCGCCATGGGCGTCTTGGTGATCCTCGGCGACCGGCGCAAGCGATGACCTCCGGCACCTGCAGTCGGCGGCTGCCGCGCTTGCGGTACGCGCTACGCCACCCCGCGGACGTGCTGGACCGCAGTGGCGTCTCTCTCTGGCTCGCCGCCCTGGTCCTGACGTTCACCGCGTCGGTCCTCGGGGGGCTGGTCCTCCTCTACTTCACCCGACTGTCCTGACCCAACCGCACCAGGAGCTGCGCGTGAAACCGTTGCAGGCCCCGGCCGTCTCCCTGCGGGTCGGCCGCCAATCCCAGCACCCGCCCGTCGTCATGGAACCCATGCTGCACCCGCCCCAGCAGCCCGCACCCCGCACGGGGCCTGCCGAGACCTTCGGCGCGGCTGTCGTCGGTAGCGTCTCGTTCACGGAGAGGGAGATCCAGGTGGCCGACCTGCTGGCCGACGGTCTCACGACCCCGAAGGTCGGCCAGCGCCTGAATCTGGCACCCGCCACCGTGGTCACCTACACCAGGCACGCCAGGGCGAAGCTCGGGGTCCGGACCACTCCCGCGCTGATCGTCGGCCTCTACGAGCGCCAACTCCTGCCAGAGCCGCCCGTTTCCCTCCACACCCTGGATCTGGACGCCGACGTACTCGCGGTCATTCCCTTACTTCTGCACGGGGTC
Protein-coding sequences here:
- a CDS encoding VOC family protein gives rise to the protein MTIHSFQKITLLSANPAALATFWSKTFDTASRPAGTDLYSVEGPDGINGFLIQKATPAPTGTPRARFDLNVIGRGAEVTRLVALGAKNLGEKTDGGTPYTLLTDPDGNQIGLFDQPQSL
- the cutA gene encoding divalent-cation tolerance protein CutA encodes the protein MATEIVIAQTTIDDEEGARALAQSAVEARLAACAHIDAPLTAVFRWKENIETATEWRVSFKTTQERLAALAEWVGQKHPYDVPEWIVLPVIAASDGYSAWVVEETTAK
- a CDS encoding N-acetylmuramoyl-L-alanine amidase, coding for MATPLSADALVAALRAEGVRVVERPGWRTRNRNHKGPWGPVRGVMIHHTVTSGTANTVSICENGYSGLPGPLCHGVIAKDGTVYLVGNGRANHAGAGDSDVLAAVIAERALPPANEADADGNTSFYGFECENLGDGSDPWPGAQLEAIEKVSAAICLAHKWGAASVIGHREWQPGKVDPKGFAMSGLRQRIAGRLAGSPGGGSNLYTVRSGDTLSGIGQQLGVNWLALARENNIFSPYVIHPGQKLKVPK
- a CDS encoding helix-turn-helix domain-containing protein, which produces MSGNAFGQRLLQLRVQAGRTQEQQADAINTVSGRGTMTRREISRYETGQNIPTNHTITHIAIACGLPPDQLKQEAAAARADRRKSSAREEQELIDMRRRTILAGPAIGAAAASEPWARLAHALTKESRLDSHSVAALTERAGALHVSENHLTAQQLQRNVVTHLDTITDALACSHTHQSELSIAAGETAALAGWIAWDLGNHQAAHSYYQVTLDCARAAGHPQLRALALTYASYGASAPARRIELLAEAATYVRGPGNAAAAAWIHGRHAEEMAAVGETTSALRALDRARVAYEYADPMVEQAWVQFMSPARMDALALSVLGQLAHPELEEVAAAATRRLGGELSDAGVVILGDLATALLRGSDNEQGVHVARKFATAAAARPNTMGRVRALAIAGHLPDREHELAAQLRELAA
- a CDS encoding response regulator transcription factor; translation: MKPLQAPAVSLRVGRQSQHPPVVMEPMLHPPQQPAPRTGPAETFGAAVVGSVSFTEREIQVADLLADGLTTPKVGQRLNLAPATVVTYTRHARAKLGVRTTPALIVGLYERQLLPEPPVSLHTLDLDADVLAVIPLLLHGVPGTDIAKRLKRPVRQVHADIQNLFGDVLALNAAHTVRRLRSHGLHYPLITGMGGAA
- a CDS encoding ATP-binding protein — translated: MTQTITPFRAAREQTAGRPRRRNDVMECEFVVEGAVGTTVSDVDARRVRHMRTIVGDQLRGPGLSGLRETAEVVVSELVTNAIVYGGGTVKLSLLVTRAEVRLLVRDSGIGSPLQGEPALDAESGRGLLIVELLAAELGGGWGFTPESRTSWCALPIRQAGS